From the Candidatus Hydrogenedentota bacterium genome, one window contains:
- a CDS encoding alpha/beta hydrolase — MKKRFGLIVALLLVSGAVFAQGVTVEKDVVYGHAGGVDLKLDIAKPPASDTPLPALVCIHGGAWQTGSKDGYAPFIERFATNGYVTAAVEYRFAPEHPWPAQIEDVKCAVRYLRANAKELNINPDKIAALGDSAGGHLALLLGLMDAGDGLEGDGGNPGVSSKVQAVINLFGPTDMRIWRVLPEAEEEFKKNTGKGTDEILQDLVGTIDRTAPVMAQVSPIVYVNAGDPPILTFHGSKDPIVPFEQAPLLHDALKKAGVQEKLVVMEGAGHGWQGPQLIQTLLEGFIFLDSVMKSPAPEKK, encoded by the coding sequence ATGAAAAAGCGGTTTGGGCTTATTGTCGCGCTGTTGCTGGTGTCCGGCGCGGTGTTTGCGCAGGGGGTGACGGTGGAGAAGGATGTCGTCTACGGTCATGCGGGAGGGGTGGACCTCAAGCTGGACATTGCCAAGCCCCCGGCGTCCGACACGCCTTTACCGGCATTGGTGTGCATTCACGGCGGCGCATGGCAGACGGGCAGCAAGGACGGTTACGCCCCGTTCATCGAGCGTTTCGCCACGAACGGCTATGTCACCGCCGCAGTCGAATACCGTTTTGCGCCGGAGCATCCCTGGCCCGCCCAGATTGAGGACGTGAAATGCGCCGTGCGTTATCTGCGCGCGAACGCGAAGGAGCTCAACATCAATCCCGACAAAATCGCCGCCCTTGGTGATTCGGCGGGGGGGCATTTGGCCCTTCTTCTGGGATTGATGGACGCCGGGGACGGTCTGGAGGGTGACGGGGGCAATCCGGGGGTTTCAAGCAAAGTGCAGGCGGTCATCAACCTGTTCGGCCCCACAGACATGCGGATTTGGCGCGTGCTTCCCGAGGCCGAGGAGGAGTTCAAGAAAAACACCGGCAAGGGAACGGACGAGATTCTGCAGGACCTTGTCGGGACAATTGACCGGACCGCGCCGGTCATGGCCCAAGTTTCACCGATTGTCTACGTCAACGCGGGCGACCCGCCCATCCTCACCTTTCATGGATCCAAAGACCCCATAGTGCCCTTTGAGCAGGCACCGCTGCTGCACGATGCCCTGAAAAAGGCGGGAGTCCAGGAAAAACTGGTCGTAATGGAGGGCGCCGGTCATGGCTGGCAGGGACCCCAGTTGATACAGACCCTGCTGGAGGGGTTCATATTTCTCGACTCGGTGATGAAGAGTCCCGCGCCAGAGAAGAAATAA
- a CDS encoding virulence RhuM family protein, which produces MKKKTTLSSSQNLGPSSTILIYQPEDGKTRIDVRLEEETVWLTQGQMVELFQTSKPNISMHIRNILQEGELDENSVVKDYLTTAADGKMYRTKYYNLDVIIAVGYRVRSHRGTQFRRWATERLREYLVKGFAMDDDRLKEGRNLGEDYFDELLERIRDIRASEMRFYRKITDIYALSVDYDPGAEATKEFFATVQNKLHWAIHGHTAAELIAERADPDKPNMGLTTWKGAKVRKADILTAKNYLNDEELRALNRVVTMYLDYAEDQAQRRRPVYMADWREKLDAFLQFNGREVLKHAGTVTAEVARKLVEDRYELFNVKRVKEDGEEYEGDFDRFMRQLREKGLGKNTQ; this is translated from the coding sequence ATGAAAAAGAAAACAACCCTGTCTTCCTCCCAAAACCTGGGTCCTTCCAGCACTATTTTGATCTACCAGCCGGAGGACGGAAAGACCCGGATAGATGTGCGTCTGGAGGAGGAGACCGTCTGGCTGACCCAGGGACAGATGGTGGAACTGTTCCAAACGAGCAAGCCCAACATCAGCATGCACATACGTAACATATTGCAGGAAGGAGAGTTGGATGAGAATTCAGTTGTTAAGGATTATTTAACAACTGCCGCCGACGGCAAGATGTACAGGACAAAGTATTACAACCTTGACGTGATCATCGCCGTGGGTTACCGGGTGCGGTCTCACCGGGGCACACAGTTCAGACGCTGGGCAACCGAGCGGTTGCGGGAATATCTCGTCAAGGGCTTCGCCATGGACGATGACCGCCTAAAGGAGGGGCGCAACCTCGGCGAGGACTATTTTGACGAACTGCTGGAGCGCATCCGCGATATCCGCGCCTCGGAGATGCGGTTTTACCGAAAGATCACGGATATTTACGCCCTCTCTGTGGATTATGATCCCGGCGCGGAGGCCACAAAGGAGTTCTTCGCCACAGTGCAGAACAAATTGCACTGGGCCATTCACGGGCACACCGCCGCCGAACTCATCGCCGAACGCGCCGACCCCGACAAGCCGAACATGGGGCTAACCACCTGGAAAGGGGCCAAAGTCCGCAAGGCCGACATTCTCACCGCGAAAAATTACCTCAACGACGAGGAACTGCGCGCCCTGAACCGCGTCGTCACCATGTATCTGGACTATGCCGAGGACCAGGCGCAACGGCGGCGGCCGGTGTACATGGCCGATTGGCGCGAAAAACTTGACGCTTTCCTGCAGTTCAACGGAAGGGAGGTGCTGAAACACGCCGGGACTGTGACTGCCGAAGTGGCAAGAAAACTCGTCGAGGACCGGTACGAACTGTTTAATGTTAAAAGAGTGAAGGAGGATGGGGAGGAGTATGAGGGGGATTTCGACCGGTTCATGCGCCAGTTACGTGAAAAAGGTCTGGGGAAGAATACCCAGTAG
- a CDS encoding glycosylase encodes MSLLLLALLFAAADTFPVFPSELVNFAPYSENPLFTGAGPGHWDEKIRERGWIMREGDMYHMWYSGYELPESGMKKLGYATSSDGVHWTRHPDNPVHAEDWVEDMMVVKDGDTYFMFAEGLHDRTWLFTSTDRIHWTRKWMLDIRKVNGDPLPEGPFGTPTVLKENGKWHLLYERDDEAVWLAVSDDLKVWTNVQDEPVIRRGPEPYDRTMIALNQVVKHEDRYYAYYHATCPENGSDRWTMNVAVSDDLVHWTKYPQNPIIPIDHSSGILVHDGNVYRMYCMHPSVKLFFPTLSE; translated from the coding sequence ATGAGCCTTTTGCTGCTTGCCTTGTTGTTTGCCGCCGCAGACACATTCCCCGTGTTCCCTTCGGAACTGGTGAATTTTGCGCCCTATTCTGAAAACCCGCTGTTTACCGGGGCGGGACCGGGACACTGGGACGAGAAAATTCGCGAACGCGGCTGGATCATGCGGGAGGGGGACATGTACCACATGTGGTACTCCGGCTATGAACTCCCCGAGTCAGGCATGAAGAAGCTTGGATACGCCACCTCATCCGACGGCGTCCATTGGACCCGACACCCGGACAATCCCGTCCATGCGGAGGACTGGGTCGAGGACATGATGGTGGTGAAAGACGGCGACACCTATTTCATGTTTGCGGAGGGGCTGCATGACCGCACCTGGCTGTTCACCTCCACGGACCGCATTCACTGGACCCGCAAATGGATGCTCGACATCCGGAAGGTGAACGGTGATCCCCTTCCTGAAGGCCCCTTTGGCACACCAACGGTCCTGAAGGAAAACGGAAAGTGGCATCTGCTCTACGAGCGCGACGACGAGGCTGTCTGGCTGGCCGTGTCGGATGACCTGAAGGTGTGGACCAATGTCCAGGATGAACCCGTTATCCGGCGTGGTCCCGAACCCTATGACCGCACCATGATTGCCCTCAACCAGGTGGTGAAGCACGAGGACCGGTATTACGCCTATTACCACGCCACCTGCCCCGAAAATGGCTCTGACCGGTGGACCATGAATGTCGCCGTGTCGGACGATCTCGTCCATTGGACCAAATACCCCCAAAACCCCATCATCCCCATTGACCACTCCAGCGGCATCCTCGTCCACGATGGCAATGTCTACCGGATGTACTGCATGCACCCCAGTGTCAAGTTGTTCTTTCCCACTCTATCCGAATAA
- a CDS encoding DUF2961 domain-containing protein, which yields MRQATKTAFFFLTALLAAHSAPASGLLAGLPNLKDYKAARVSSFDPTGGNADGRHDWPLQPGETRTIADISGAGAITHLWMTIASRDEGHLKHLVLRMYWDGETDPSVEAPIGDFFGLGNNRYYQYSSLPIQIGTDKGMNCFWRMPFSDGAKVTVTNDGPLPCIAFYYYIDYQVLDAPPVDAGRFHAQYRQEYSCVPRQNYVFMEAKGRGHYVGCNLSIHLRAGGWWGEGDDMIYVDGAETPTLHGTGAEDYFCGAWAYGESRPTTFSNPYFGCPQIEGGHKRNALWNVYRYHLEDPVPFTESIRVTIEHGHANDRKDDYASVAYWYQTEPHVPFPPLPKPEERFFTEAVTHTEDWAREAEELAPLFQSAEVTAESTAEWGNHWSTGEHLAFNPKGPAVFKAPLPTYPSDAGEYSVELWHTAGPDYGQCEVWVNGKKVTAWDGFNKDGVARKKLDKPFSMTLAKEGNIIEVRVTGKNGKSKGHKAGLDCLRLAPKL from the coding sequence ATGCGACAGGCAACAAAAACAGCCTTTTTTTTTCTGACCGCGCTGCTGGCGGCGCACAGCGCGCCCGCCTCGGGGCTTTTGGCCGGCCTGCCAAATCTTAAGGACTATAAAGCGGCGCGGGTGTCGAGTTTTGATCCGACGGGCGGCAACGCGGACGGGCGGCATGACTGGCCCCTGCAGCCCGGTGAGACGCGGACCATCGCGGACATTAGCGGTGCGGGCGCCATCACGCACCTCTGGATGACCATTGCGTCCAGGGATGAGGGGCACTTGAAACACCTTGTCCTCCGTATGTACTGGGACGGCGAGACGGACCCGTCGGTGGAGGCGCCCATCGGGGACTTCTTCGGTTTGGGCAACAACCGCTATTACCAGTACTCCAGTCTGCCCATCCAAATCGGCACGGACAAGGGGATGAACTGTTTCTGGCGCATGCCTTTCTCCGACGGCGCGAAGGTGACTGTCACCAATGACGGACCCCTGCCCTGCATCGCGTTCTACTATTACATTGACTACCAGGTGCTGGACGCGCCGCCGGTGGACGCGGGAAGGTTCCACGCGCAGTACCGCCAGGAGTACTCCTGCGTCCCCCGCCAGAACTATGTGTTCATGGAGGCGAAGGGACGGGGGCATTATGTCGGGTGCAACCTCTCGATCCACCTGCGCGCGGGGGGCTGGTGGGGCGAGGGGGACGACATGATTTATGTGGACGGCGCGGAGACGCCCACACTCCACGGCACGGGGGCGGAGGACTACTTCTGCGGGGCATGGGCCTACGGCGAGTCGCGCCCGACAACCTTCAGCAACCCCTACTTTGGGTGTCCGCAGATTGAGGGCGGCCACAAGCGGAACGCCCTGTGGAACGTGTACCGGTATCACCTTGAGGACCCCGTCCCCTTCACGGAGTCCATCCGGGTGACCATCGAGCACGGCCACGCGAACGACCGGAAAGACGACTACGCTTCCGTGGCGTATTGGTACCAGACGGAGCCGCATGTTCCTTTTCCGCCCCTGCCGAAGCCGGAGGAGCGTTTCTTTACCGAGGCGGTGACGCACACGGAGGACTGGGCCAGGGAGGCGGAGGAACTCGCGCCCCTCTTCCAGAGCGCGGAAGTGACCGCTGAGTCCACGGCGGAATGGGGCAACCACTGGAGCACGGGGGAGCACCTGGCATTCAACCCCAAAGGGCCGGCCGTGTTCAAGGCGCCGCTGCCCACCTATCCAAGCGATGCGGGAGAGTATTCAGTGGAGCTGTGGCACACGGCGGGTCCGGATTACGGTCAGTGCGAGGTGTGGGTGAACGGGAAAAAAGTCACCGCATGGGACGGCTTCAACAAGGACGGGGTGGCCCGGAAGAAACTGGACAAGCCGTTCTCCATGACCCTTGCAAAGGAGGGGAACATTATCGAGGTTCGCGTGACCGGAAAGAACGGCAAGTCGAAGGGCCACAAGGCGGGGCTGGACTGTCTTCGTCTGGCGCCGAAACTGTAA
- a CDS encoding LacI family DNA-binding transcriptional regulator — protein sequence MDSKPQEGQRRAVTTGEVARLCGLSRTTVSAVLNGKATVRESTRRKVLQYLRECHYESGMLSRAL from the coding sequence GTGGACTCCAAACCGCAAGAAGGACAACGGCGCGCCGTGACCACCGGCGAAGTGGCGCGTTTGTGCGGGCTCTCGCGTACCACCGTCTCCGCCGTGCTGAACGGGAAGGCCACTGTGCGTGAAAGCACGCGGAGAAAAGTGCTTCAGTACCTCCGGGAGTGCCATTACGAGTCCGGCATGCTTTCACGGGCGCT
- a CDS encoding prepilin-type N-terminal cleavage/methylation domain-containing protein: MKARRGFTLIELLVVIAIIGILAAILLPALARAREAARRSSCQNNLKQWGVIYKMYAGEAKGLYPPLQAGAWYGATGAFISGAETDFGMGPCIPSVYPEYMTDSAILFCPSDSGNARTKQQDPTGTLSGAPATPCTGYMSRDGYACMRGNDASYGYAGFVFDRVANTDPVTAASIPVSSTLTIPAGSSSQVVAWLFTLMQGATPQLTAMVAANRTGFAPIVDKDMDMAQNPLVVSLAGRNTGNNGTSTLYRVREGIERFLITDINNPGASAQAQSEVFIMWDAVSTFVSAYNHIPGGSNVLFMDGHVEYQRYTETGPPPCNPMLAKVAGLFTEAE, encoded by the coding sequence ATGAAAGCAAGGCGCGGGTTTACCCTCATCGAACTGCTGGTCGTCATTGCCATCATCGGCATTCTGGCGGCCATCCTGTTGCCGGCACTGGCGCGGGCGCGCGAGGCGGCGCGGCGTTCAAGCTGCCAGAACAACCTCAAACAGTGGGGTGTCATCTACAAGATGTATGCGGGTGAGGCCAAGGGGCTTTATCCGCCTCTTCAAGCCGGGGCATGGTACGGGGCGACAGGCGCCTTCATTTCAGGCGCGGAAACCGACTTTGGCATGGGCCCCTGCATTCCGTCCGTTTACCCAGAATATATGACGGATTCGGCGATCCTTTTCTGCCCGTCCGATTCCGGCAATGCGCGCACCAAGCAGCAGGACCCTACGGGCACGCTTTCCGGCGCCCCGGCGACTCCCTGCACGGGATACATGTCCCGTGACGGTTACGCCTGCATGCGCGGAAACGATGCCAGTTACGGTTATGCCGGCTTTGTGTTTGACCGGGTAGCCAACACCGACCCGGTGACCGCCGCAAGCATTCCCGTGAGCTCGACCCTGACCATTCCCGCCGGCTCCTCCAGCCAGGTGGTTGCGTGGCTGTTTACCCTCATGCAGGGCGCGACACCGCAACTGACGGCCATGGTGGCGGCGAACAGGACGGGCTTTGCGCCCATCGTGGACAAGGACATGGACATGGCGCAGAACCCGCTGGTTGTCTCGCTTGCGGGCCGCAACACGGGCAACAACGGCACCAGCACGCTGTACCGCGTGCGTGAGGGCATCGAGCGGTTCCTCATCACGGACATCAACAATCCGGGCGCGTCCGCCCAGGCCCAGAGCGAGGTGTTCATCATGTGGGACGCCGTGTCCACGTTTGTTTCGGCGTACAACCACATTCCGGGCGGCTCGAATGTCCTTTTCATGGACGGCCATGTCGAGTACCAGCGCTACACCGAGACCGGCCCCCCGCCGTGCAACCCGATGCTTGCCAAAGTGGCGGGGCTTTTCACCGAGGCCGAGTGA
- a CDS encoding LacI family DNA-binding transcriptional regulator: MEKEEPKQRRGAITSVEIARLCGVSRTTVSAVLNGKTTVRESTRRKVLECIRQQNYQFGMIARTLVDELSQMVAVLAASLGSPYHMMFFRGVSEVLDAEGYHMLFHNVRPEDQEDPETLASLHAYRPAGYIVLKGAEGLNAEHARKIVELGIPLVSEGRFEGIESHSVNFDSRAGMRMGTDYAIAKGHRRLGHLAGPAFSHGARERKLGFIESLVAHDIPVSDAVIMDAGETATAGYTVALEMLRDPSRRPTAVVCFNDMVAMGVYRAAHELSLDIPGDISVVGFDGIDFAGLFGPPLTSVDIFPTVLGRKAAELALRAIRNQTGRGMVEEWVTPKLVERDSVREI, from the coding sequence ATGGAAAAGGAAGAACCCAAACAGCGCAGGGGCGCCATCACCAGTGTCGAGATTGCGCGCCTGTGCGGCGTGTCACGGACCACGGTATCGGCGGTGCTCAACGGAAAAACAACGGTCCGTGAAAGCACGCGCCGCAAGGTGCTGGAGTGTATCCGGCAGCAGAACTACCAGTTCGGGATGATAGCCCGGACGCTGGTGGACGAACTGTCACAGATGGTGGCGGTGCTTGCCGCCTCTCTCGGCAGTCCCTATCACATGATGTTTTTCCGCGGCGTCAGCGAGGTGCTGGACGCGGAGGGCTACCACATGCTCTTCCATAATGTGCGTCCGGAAGACCAGGAAGACCCCGAAACTCTCGCCAGTCTCCACGCCTATCGCCCCGCAGGATACATCGTCCTCAAGGGAGCCGAAGGGCTGAACGCCGAGCATGCCCGGAAGATTGTGGAACTGGGCATTCCTCTGGTCAGTGAGGGACGCTTCGAGGGTATCGAGTCCCATTCAGTGAATTTTGACAGCCGCGCCGGGATGCGCATGGGCACGGACTATGCAATCGCCAAGGGGCACCGACGTTTGGGGCATCTGGCCGGCCCCGCCTTTTCCCACGGCGCCCGGGAACGGAAACTTGGGTTTATCGAGAGCCTGGTCGCCCATGACATCCCCGTGTCCGACGCCGTGATTATGGATGCCGGGGAGACGGCCACCGCAGGATACACCGTCGCCCTGGAAATGCTGCGCGACCCCTCACGCCGCCCCACCGCAGTGGTGTGTTTCAATGACATGGTGGCCATGGGGGTGTACCGCGCCGCCCACGAGCTCTCCCTGGACATTCCGGGCGACATCAGTGTGGTCGGCTTTGACGGCATAGACTTTGCCGGACTCTTCGGCCCGCCCCTCACCAGTGTGGACATTTTCCCGACGGTTCTCGGCAGGAAGGCCGCGGAACTCGCCCTCCGGGCCATACGCAACCAGACCGGGCGCGGCATGGTCGAGGAATGGGTCACGCCAAAACTCGTCGAACGCGATTCGGTCCGGGAAATCTGA